In Ascaphus truei isolate aAscTru1 chromosome 2, aAscTru1.hap1, whole genome shotgun sequence, the genomic stretch agttccttaaccgaaaatgtgtgtgaaagtgaacataaatagttgtaataacactgtacatgcctgtgtacttagaatttttgagttccctaacatacaacatactatgtttctgcagtaatgcgtgaggataaatagattaaatgagtacataaaaatcatatgttgtgtagtgatatcagtatcataatgtacataactatcatgagatgaccattcacaatggttatcatgaaggtggtcatattgcaaaaagtgttgtttttggtagaggatatgtgtggtacattaatcgaagatgtggcacacctgaatgtggctgtgactcaacaagacaacacatgcagtgtgtgataatgtgtctttcatagtagttcaactatagatatgagtgaactaatgtgtgacgtacgctttgataagtaatgagttgttggggcatttagtagctagagttaagctttccaatgagtgtgattaacttcagttgtgctattcaggttgtaagaaaggtattcccttccccaaaaagcctaatcagccacacctttcaatgacttgaaacaggtgcaaatggtgtgaactaagttgaccgtgaaatgaggctgtaattagtgtgtgtgctgaaccccaccccctctgttgaagtgtatgctgtgatgagatattaattgcagctgctttaacacaatggtagatgagctaagtagtcatctgcagtgtttaagttatgaaaacaatgacataacatatgatacgtgtgcctcattatgctgtctgtatatgacataaagcaaaaatggaccttttcataagcaactatagatgtgttagtgccagtgatgtttgtaggccgttacatgcaatttctttgatgcatgcttaaaataggcagtaatgtcatgtttgtcggagtaaaatcaataaaatacacaataatatgatacatatttctgttctgtacctgtagctactaataatttctcatgaacatgtgttacacgtgtactaccctgttgttccccatcttcgcccaccatcaattgcttccactgcagctatgcattttgggaattcacatgtaaatgagcacgcaatggcacgtgctatattagttactgcttttagtaggactactacatatatgtctattttgagatatatatatacagaatcagacatatacatatatagatgcaggtatgcttatattgtgaagacagtataaaaagcagtgtaaatatgcaaaataactgtaagcaacgacacgcctagtacagtaatatttatcacctgctggaaattgtgacggataaattccaatgtcacggtcaccagccaagccttccacgacgacggtaagtaattttggccgaagcagctcctccaatggagtcaatatgagacgttgtggtgtgggcccacctccagtgccagtagcatgcacgcgttggtcttgtattttctttttcaatttggacctaatatcatcaaatcttttccgacaatgatacttgtccctgacactattcccacaggcattgacaccaatgactattgtgtcccacatttcttttttgcttgctgcacttgtccgcccttgaaaaacatataaaagatatgaggtaaatgaataataatataagcaccagtttcctacactgctagctgttccaagtgatagcaaacatgctgttttatgtgtaatatgtgcagcacatgagcattcactactaaacctatacatgtaagcaaggttgcattcatattgtatgcagttctggcaaattgaccgcctgtgtttatttgtccttgtaaggcatgataaaaagctgtgtttccacactaatgaacatagaaagatattgtgtacccatatttgcatatgaacaaaactcagatgacctaggatcacatgtatttgaataataaatgtaaagttacacttacctactaaatgtccatatatactgtcatagtgctccagaatgccagtgacaagagccctattttcctggtcattgaagcgaggattacgtggcttctccacacgttttttccgagcaggtttagggtcagagcttggctggtgctgactggactctccttcttccaatggaagagcctccaaaagctggccaccagcaagcacgccaccaccatccaccccatcagcaactgcgccaccagcagcactcccagcaccagcactcccactcctagcaccagcactcacactcctagcaccagcactcacactcctagcaccagcactcacactcctagcaccagcactcacactcctagcaccagcactcccactcccagcaacagcactcccactcccagcaacagcactcccactcccagcaacagcactcccattcccagcaacagcactcccactcccagcaacagcactcccactcccagcaacagcactcccactcccagcaacagcactcccactcccagcaacaccactcggtgcaccagcaacatcactcccctgaacagtacgttcactccgacgcgtactcccacgagtagcactcccactcccaccagcatcactcttcccacgctttgcgggcatacttccagcactcacaaaaaacagacaataaatgtacaggcaatcacacgacccacttccacatataaaacaagacaaagatgtaaacaaaacaacaaaggacaaagctcacccaatacacaacaagtctctcagtcaatatgcaaatcttcaatcgtccagctctgtgcgtctctctctctctctcactcccaacaacacagagaatgattagcagtacacgttgcctttaaatatggcgcgcaatcaaaaacatgcttgtttcgcctgattcagcaagatttgtgattgtgcaacctaacagcaccccgccacgcacgccgatacacctgtgtgtgatcggctcatcatcgtgagagtgggcggatttgttttcgggttgattttgaatgtattcggcacttactgcatacggagagggaaaaacgccaataacatgactaatcgataagcttgccgatttcacataatcgtcgcttactgcatgaggcccataaagTCCAACACGAATGGAGAGAAGTCCTGGAAAagtcttcaatgaagtctcaatggggacaaacaaacatttaagacaaaaacagaaaagacaaaagaaaaaagatcatagtgtaactcataaacaaacaaaaagcactgTAAAGATtgacaaaaaaataattacaaatttaatgcaaatgtaaaaaataaaacaacatgcaCATGTAAGTGGGCTAGAGATGCTAATAAAGCTGTAACATCCAGTAGgagtaaaattggaatcctacttacagcaatgctgaaaagtGTAAGCCCGTAGAGCAACTGTCTTGGAATTCAGACCGGAGCCTCTGCAAAGATTGAAAACAGCAGCCTCCAGGGTTCCACACTGCCGGAGCGACCGCTGCTGAGCCACACACAGACCTTTGGAGTGAGTGGGGAGTATCACAGGGGAGAACCGGAGCTGCACGCTGTTGGGGGGATCACCTGACACCATACACACAGACCGTCAGGTCGTGCAATGTGTAGGTGACGTCACACCACAGCGCGAGGGCAGGGGGAACACTCAAGAAGGCAAGGAAGCTCAAAAGAGCTGAGGCAAAGTCTGAAAAGGACAGAGCACGTACGAAGAGGGATGATAACAGTCTCCGCCAGATAGGTGGGTGGTTCTCTATTTGGCTGAGACTGTTATCATCCGGCAGTGTGGATCCCTGGAGGCTGCTGTTTTCAATCTTTGCAGAGGCTCCGGTCTGAATTCCAAGACAGTTGCTCTACGGGCTTACacttttcagcattgctgtaagttggATTCCAATTTTACTCCTACTGGATGTTACAGCTTTATTAGCGTCTCTAGCCCACTTACATGtgcatgttgttttattttttacatttgcattaaatttgtaataatttttttgtcaatctttacattgcattttgtttgtttatgagttacactatgatcttttttcttttgtcttttctgtttttgtcttaaatgtttgtttgtccccattgagacttcattgaagactTCTTCCAGGACTTCTCTCCATTCgtgttggactttatatttggttagATTTTTATATTTCAGAGGCGccggttttcctttttttttgtattatttgtattggTTTGTGTTAACCTTTTTACCTAGGCAGCCTCCATTTTAAGTGTAAAGTGTGTTGTATATATTATTGTCACTTATATCGTGTCACTATTCACATTCACCGCATCAGCGCTGATTTCACTGCTCTTCCTTTTTATccgtgtgtacagtactgtgctactgtgtcaatttcatgtgttTAAAagtcagaacactaaaatgccattttatgcgcTCACCTGCACTcgtgtctaaaggcggtacggttggaagaaattgcgcgccatcacatgagtattccgatgtatacaccgcgtgaatTGTTCGtaaaacggccgctgcatctgtaagccCAGATATAGTCAGCATACATGAATAATATCAAACACCTATCATACAGTAGGTATGCAGAGCACTGCTTGGGCAACATAGACAAACGAATGCTGTGTAGTGATGTAGTTCAATAAAGCAAAGCGCAACACTGTAAACATTTAACCCTAGGGTTGTCAGTATACTAAGATAGTACTGGACTCATGTGAGTGAGCGCAGCCTGAAAGATCTAAACGCTGTATATTGGTCTCAGCTGTGCTCAAGTGAATTCTCCGCAATAGAATGTATCAATGCAGGCAAAGCTATCACGCTTCTATAACAGGTGTGCATCGTGTTTGTAATCCACACTAGCCTCCAAAGCGTAGATAGACTCGTGGAGGTGCTGGTAGACATAGAATGTAGCGCTCGATTGATATATAACACAGCGTTAGTGGGTAATAGTGTATAAGCAAAACGAATGAGGTCACCGCTATACAACCAGTTGATAAGCTACTCTCCAATCTGCCATCGtctcaccaaacaaacatcaGCGTCATGGCGTCACTGAAGCTCGACGTATGTTTCCCGTGATCCtgtcacgcttcatcagggggaggagtagTCTCTGGAGAGCTCACTACTTCATATACCCTCACTAATGTAGGGGGGGGAAGCTGATCTCAATCAATAAAGTTAGGTAAGAACTAATGAATGTTCCCAATGTTTGTGGTATTTAATGGACATCAAAAAACACCTATACCATGAACACTCTTCATGATTACATATTCACTAAAAATTTGGGGCGCAGTTACTGTAAGTTAAAGCATTCAGGCACAAGCACTAATTTTCCCTGCTGCCCCTATATAATAATCTGGATTTTGCTCAAGATCTCAGCTCTCAGGAGTTTGGGAGTTGGAGCTCGAGAGGAGTCATGAGAATCCTTCACTTGTGGCAGGAGAAAGAGCTTAGACATTTTGATCTATTGTCTAGAGATTCGAATCTGCACACACCAAATTATTTAGGTTCTTTAAGCTAAGTGTATTTGCCAATCCAAATACCTCTTTCTCAAGACTCACGACATTTGAGGACTTATGTATAGCCCCTTTACACCCACCCTAAGAGAGATTAGGCAGGGTAAGATAGAACTAGTGAAACATGTCACCTAGTCTACCAGAGGCAAAGTGAAGGGTCCAACACGGAATTGGCCGAGTAACGGGAGTCCCCATCTGGGTCACCATAGGTGGATTGGTCAACACTCTCAGTGCTGAGCCGAAAGTGTCCTACAGCACCTGCTACTCCCCCCAAGAGTTGAAATCAATCCATAGATAGAGGGATCTCATCACCCCGGGGTAAACCTGTAATAGTAATTATACTAGTTTAGTAAGATCGTATTCTCCATTCAGGCCACCTGGATGTAGTGTACCCAACTCGCGTATCCAGAAGGCCTCACTTTTCCTCAAGAGCTGCACCATATTGCCGCCCTTGCGGGGTTTCAGAACCACCTCAATAATCTGGAACCGAAGCTTACTGACATTGTGTCCAGTCTGTAGGAAGTGTAGgaagagcctgaaacgcgtaggaggtggtgttttttttgtccttttttcatttttatgtagttaaATAAACGTTTTTATCCATTTCATACCTGGTGAGCTGAGGGTGCTTTTTTTCTGGACGCTGCAGTCTCATACCAATCTCTATCTTCCTGTATACTGCTTGCCGATTGGAGAGACGCACTGAGGCTGTGAGGGCACGTTATATGGGATTCTCAGCTACACGTAAGCTACTCGCGGAACTTGCAGAGTGAGGGGAGCGTTCCTGGACGGACCGGAAGTGGACACACACACCACtggcactcgggagctccacaGAGTTTGAGAGAAGGAAGCAGCAGCAGATTGGGAGTCTACGACGCCTACGCCCAAGACCGGACAGATATGCAGTGTTAACGGAGTGCTACACTACGGGATCAACAGAGGTAATATATTTCCCCTCTGTTTTATGCTTTTCCCAGGTAGCGTTGTCCATTGGAACTCCCACACTGCACATTTCTGTCTTCGGTCACTTCTCCAAGCAACACATGCGGAATCCCACGTTTGTATTTTCCCTCATGTGCAACCACAGTTGTCCAATATATCACTGACTTTATCACATATATTTTATTGCTCTCCGTTCTGAGCTTTGAGCAGCCTTCTCCTTGGTTTCTTTAGGAAGTGTACAGACAGGGGTTGGTCCCACACTTTGCATCTAATTGTGGACATTCTTTGGCCTTCCGCATGTTTTCGCCTACGTATGCCAACCCACAAGGGCACATTAGGAGATACACTATATAATCTAAATTACCCATAGTGTAATCCTTAATATCATACTTACGTCCTGTGCACGGGTGTGTAAATGTCGGTTCCTTTTGCACATTGCCGCATTGGGCACAAGAGTGACAGAGAAAAGTACCTTTGATAGCAACTCCCTTAAAGCGGAACCTTGGGGCTTTCGTGAACCCAGATCTGCTCTCACTAGTGAGTCCCTAAGCATAGGTGCCTTCCTAAAGGACATCAGAGGGGGTGCTGTCAGTATTTGTCGTAGTGCTGGATCTGAGTCTATCAAGTGACAGTGTTTTCTCAGTAACCTACTAATCCTGTAACTAGCCGTACTGTAGTTACTGACAAATGGAATCCTATTGATTTGAGAGTTGGAATGCTTGGGTTTAAGTAATTCCTCCCTGTTCAGACTATCAATCCTCTCCGATTCCCCATTCAGAACTTCAATCGGATATCCCTTGGCCTTGAATTTATCCGACATCTGTTACAGCCTATTTTTTAACACTTCTGACTcactccctatatatatatatatatatatacacacacacacatcgtttACAAATATTTTGAATGTTAGTGAGGTAAAGTCATAACTTTTGTTTGCTGCGTTATGGACCTTTCCTTAAATCTTAAAAAAGTCTTTTTAGGGACCCAATGTCCCTTGTTTAGATATTTTCCTTTACATTTAACTCCCATTTAGTAATATCTGCacccatgtacagtatgtgactctctcccttctcaatgaTCTAACAGCTGAATGAGATCTTATAGTGAGGGGTTAGTTAAAAGACCTTGTGGGTCGAATCTAATATCAGGGCTGTTCTCCTTTGCTTTAGTATGAGCAGCCCTCCTGTCTTATCCAAGTCTCTTTTCAGTCTCTCATTCTGATTAAGGCCCCTCTTACACCATCTTAATTTAGTAGAAACAAAGGGTGAACTGCGCTCTAATAGTCGTGATTAGTGTTATAATGTgatattaatgtgatattaatataataaaaacctgttacttaattggtgaggatatgctgctatattcaaggaatggctccacagaccagAGCTAGAaatacaaagacaaaagaaacagcgcaaaaaacctcatagtgtagtatataaaattatattgtggtaaaacaggtgagtattgcacgtacatcaaattcaatagttactagcagtacatgttttggacatgttaccagtcagcaacagatggtgggtaaagatcaccggatggctccccttctcctctcccgtttcgttcaggatgccgtgatgcagggcagcagcccctcagcatgaatacagctgtctctccacgtgtaaaccgtggctgtttgcggtaggagcaggctctcagtcactggcttcaggcgtgcgtctgcacgtgtggcgtctgcttgcagcgcgcttcggatgacgtcatcaagcggcgccgaTCACTCTGCAGTCTCAGCCAGCCACGGAAGTTAGATGGCATAGATTGCAGTAACGGAGATGGGGCTAGGTGACAGAAATAGGGTACTGGCACACTGCAGGTAGTATCAgaatgcgccctcttatccaacgcgtttcgtacttcaaaggtacttcgtcagggatatcggaGGTCTAGAATGGGGCGCTTCTTATACCAAAACCCTCTCATGTGATTGGCTGTTTATTTTGAGTCCAGCCTCTCAAACAAATGAGGGAAATTTAAAAAGATAggacccctaatacatataactttATTGAGAATAGGGGAATCCAATCGATAAATaactaaaagtataaagaaacaaatattaATAACCATATCAATGTTAAACAACTCTAAACTAGCATGAATTGAAAGACAGTAGATATAAGATAcggatatatatgaaaaagacagGTTGACACTTTCACAGAGATAAAATATTATTGCAGAACTAGAACATTATTAAATAACCTGATTCCTTATTAGTTGTAAAACTTTAAAaccaataaaagtattttgtacattttaaataattgaaaattaatttaaaatatttattttaaatttttataAAAAGATTCATAATTTAGTATAAAGACCAGACATCAATTTCTTCGTTTAGTCCTAACGGGGACAGTGTTTGTAATTTGTAGATCCAAACACTCTCTTGTTTAGAGAGCATTTtgtctctatctcctccccttcttcctgcGGGTACAGTCTGAATGCCAATGTATCTAAGACAACTATCGTCACTTTTATGTTTTAACTTAAAGTGTCTGGAGACGCTATGATTCTCTAATCCTAATCTTATATTCCTAGCATGCTCCAGGATTCTCACTCTAAGGTAACGTTTTGTCCGACCAACATACTGGTATCCGCATGGACATTGAAGGAGGTACACTACATATGTCGATTTACAGGATATACAATCTTTTATTAAAAAACTCTCATTTGTAGTGTGTGAAGAAAATTTCTTCCGTTCCAAACTAAGCATTTTACAAGATTTACATTTGCCACAGCTATAGTTACCGCTAGGTCTGATTGGTAGCCATGAAGTCTCAGATGAGGATATAGTTGGAGGTCCAATATCACTAGGTGCTAAATAGTGTTTGAGACTTTTGGCCCTGCGGTATATAAAGCTAGGCTGTGGAGACAAAGAAGAACCCAGAATGGGGTCATTACACAGGATATTCCAGTTTTTCTTAATAATATTCTGGATTTGTGTGTTAACTGAGTTATACTCTGTAATAAATGGAATTTTGATTTTATCACCCTCAGTGTTCTCGTCTATTTGTTTGAAATCTTTTTTAGAACCTTTTTGTATAAGGAGGGATTCTCTATCCATTTTACAGACCCTCTCCAACGAACTTATTAAAAGTGCTCTATCATATCCACGTTCTATAAATTTGTCCATTAAAACGATGGATTGATTTTCAAAGTCAATTTGTTGACTACAGTTGCGTTTAATTCGCATAAATTGACTGACAGGAATATTGTCTATCCAGGACCGTTTGTGGTTACTGGTTGACAATAGAAAACTGTTGGTATCCACCTTTTTGAAAAAGGTTTTCGTGTTAATATATGAACCAGTTTTAGATTCCAAATGGAGATCCAAGAAATCAATTTCATTTGTGTGAGTCTCAGCAGTGAATTTCAGATTGAAATCATTGGAATTGAGATACGATTTAAATTGATCTAAAATCGTCTCATCCCCCTCCCAGATACATAGaacgtcatcaatatatctctgcCAACTAATCACATGGATAGCAAATGGATTATTATTCCAAATGAAGAGATCTTCCCATACTCCCATGTAAAtgttggcgtagctaggggcaaagcgtgtccccatagctgtaccaCACAACTGGATATAATATTGATCCATgaatagaaaatagttgtgtgacaaGATATATTGAATGGCGTCTACAATGAATTCACAGTTGAGGGGATGCAATTCCTCATCtttcaataaagtttgtttaaTGGCATCAATACCTTTACTATGTGGGATACACGTATATAATGACTGCACGTCAAATGTTGCCCATCTATAGTTTTCTTTCCATATTTTGGGTTTTAATGAATTAAGAACGGCAGTTGTATCCTTAACATAGGAGGGCAAAATCTttacatatttttgcaaaaaATGGTCCACGTATTGGGACAGATTTGCCGTCAGGGAATTGATGCCAGAAATTATCGGTCTGCCAGGTGGATTTTGTAAACTTTTATGAATTTTAGGCAGATGATAATAAACTGGAACTCTTGGGAACTCAACACAAAGAAATTGATATTCTCGTTTTGTAATTACTGTGGACTCCACGGCTTCATCTAATAGAGCTTTTAAATCTGATAAAAAGTCATTGGTAGGATTTTTAGACAACTTGCCATAGTAAATCGAATCGTTTAAAATTCGAAATGCCTCTGTTTCATAGTCTTGTCTATTTTGGACAATGACTCCcccacccttgtctgcttgtcttataacaatatttttattttcttgtaatTCTTTCACAGCTTGGTGTTCTTTGAACGTTAGATTGTGTTTGATGTCGGAGAATTTAAAGTCTTTAACCATTTTAGTGAACTCATTGTTCACAACATTAAAGAATGAATCAATAAAACTGCCTTTACTATGGGCAGGATAAAACCTTGATTGAGGTTTAAAATCAGTGTGTTTGCATAAAGTATCAACTTCATCCTCATTGACTGATATCTGATTGATTTCTAAATTAGGCTGATCAATACCCAGTTTATTCTTAATGAAATGTCTTTTTAACGTCAAGTTTCTAGTAAATTTGTGCAAGTCAGTAAATAATTGAAATCCATTAGGCCCGCTAGATTGCGAAAATTTAAGGCCTTTATTTAAGACTTGCTCTTGATAAGAAGACAAGGCAATTGAGGATAAATTGAATATGCCATTGGATAGGTTATTGCTTTGTGTTATGGAATCTATCGTGATTCTCTTCTTTGCTTGGGATTTACACCCCCCCCTAGTCCCTCTTCGGGTGAATGATGTCTTTTCTGACATCGTATTATCCCTTGGTGTTGTTTCTCCTTTTCGGATTTCCCTCCCTCTGTTGGCCCCAAGTACCGAGACTTTAGATCAATTTAAATCGTATCTCAATTCCAATGATTTCAATCTGAAATTCACTGCTGAGACTCACACAAATGAAATTGATTTCTTGGATCTCCATTTGGAATCTAAAACTGGTTCATATATTAACACGAAAACCTTTTTCAAAAAGGTGGATACCAACAGTTTTCTATTGTCAACCAGTAACCACAAACGGTCCTGGATAGACAATATTCCTGTCAGTCAATTTATGCGAATTAAACGCAACTGTAGTCAACAAATTGACTTTGAAAATCAATCCATCGTTTTAATGGACAAATTTATAGAACGTGGATATGATAGAGCACTTTTAATAAGTTCGTTGGAGAGGGTCTGTAAAATGGATAGAGAATCCCTCCTTATACAAAAAGGTTCTAAAAAAGATTTCAAACAAATAGACGAGAACACTGAGGGTGATAAAATCAAAATTCCATTTATTACAGAGTATAACTCAGTTAACACACAAATCCAGAATATTATTAAGAAAAACTGGAATATCCTGTGTAATGACCCCATTCTGGGTTCTTCTTTGTCTCCACAGCTTAGCTTTATATACCGCAGGGCCAAAAGTCTCAAACACTATTTAGCACCTAGTGATATTGGACCTCCAACTATATCCTCATCTGAGACTTCATGGCTACCAATCAGACCTAGCGGTAACTATAGCTGTGGCAAATGTAAATCTTGTAAAATGCTTAGTTTGGAACGGAAGAAATTTTCTTCACACACTACAAATGAGAGTTTTTTAATAAAAGATTGTATATCCTGTAAATCGACATATGTAGTGTACCTCCTTCAATGTCCATGCGGATACCAGTATGTTGGTCGGACAAAACGTTACCTTAGAGTGAGAATCCTGGAGCATGCTAGGAATATAAGATTAGGATTAGAGAATCATAGCGTCTCCAGACACTTTAAGTTAAAACATAAAAGTGACGATAGTTGTCTTAGATACATTGGCATTCAGACTGTACCCgcaggaagaaggggaggagatagagacaAAATGCTCTCTAAACAAGAGAGTGTTTGGATCTACAAATTACAAACACTGTCCCCGTTAGGACTAAACGAAGAAATTGATGTCTGGTCTTTATACTAAATTATGAATCTTTTtataaaaatttaaaataaatattttaaattaattttcaattatttaaaatgtacaaaatacttttattggtTTTAAAGTTTTACAACTAATAAGGAATCAGGTTATTTAATAATGTTCTAGTTCTGCAATAATATTTTATCTCTGTGAAAGTGTCAACctgtctttttcatatatatccgTATCTTATATCTACTGTCTTTCAATTCATGCTAGTTTAGAGTTGTTTAACATTGATATGGTTATtaatatttgtttctttatacttttagttATTTATCGATTGGATTCCCCTATTCTCAATaaagttatatgtattaggggtcctatctttttaaatttccctcatttgtttgagaggctggactcaaaataaacagccaatcacaggagagggtTTTGGTATAAGAAGCGCCCCATTCTAGACCtccgatatccctgacgaagtacctttgaagtacgaaacgcgttggataagagggcgcattcTGATACTACCTGCAGTGTGCCAGTACCCTATTTCTGTCACCTAGCCCCATCTCCGTTACTGCAATCTATGCCATCTAACTTCCGTGGCTGGCTGAGACTGCAGAGTGAtcggcgccgcttgatgacgtcatccgaagcgcgctgcaagcagacgccacacgtgcagacgcacgcctgaagccagtgactgagagcctgctcctacc encodes the following:
- the LOC142488284 gene encoding uncharacterized protein LOC142488284, encoding MSDKFKAKGYPIEVLNGESERIDSLNREELLKPKHSNSQINRIPFVTSVRLSNRQAVYRKIEIGMRLQRPEKKHPQLTRLFLHFLQTGHNVSKLRFQIIEVVLKPRKGGNMVQLLRKSEAFWIRELGTLHPGGLNGEYDLTKLTSLKTFPGLLSIRVGLYGPHALLEALPLEEGESSQHQPSSDPKPARKKRVEKPRNPRFNDQENRALVTGILEHYDSIYGHLVGRTSAASKKEMWDTIVIGVNACGNSVRDKYHCRKRFDDIRSKLKKKIQDQRVHATGTGGGPTPQRLILTPLEELLRPKLLTVVVEGLAGDRDIGIYPSQFPAVAPGGHVSPEMEQVSSPGSASSTLLEEHHGDEDDEYDEDDATEETEIQSCDHEEVPIETVVPPNRPSTSTYDAIVASEGKIVDAENRRHSDMMTVLERMIGLQEETVSQLAHLHRVFIEVPKQLQKINTSFEALVVQQTQANYWRMTNVPQFNTSQPGSVHADSWQQAELQNLAFTAIDKEYSLEAHQECITIMKSVKEPV